One window from the genome of Salvia miltiorrhiza cultivar Shanhuang (shh) chromosome 7, IMPLAD_Smil_shh, whole genome shotgun sequence encodes:
- the LOC130995502 gene encoding cytochrome P450 714A1-like → MNIPLLLLLLLATTIVVSFCVKSEVILVCVCGVGSSYLLRAVWANPWRIRWKLQAQGINGPKPSLLYGNFWEMKKIQASAALKNTAKHDDDFVAHDYTATLFPYFEEWRKQYGPIYTYSTGNKQHLYINDPELVKEMNQCISSELGKPSYITKRLAPMLGNGILRSNGHLWAQQRKIVAPEFFMDKVKGMVGLMLESAESLTTKWANIDVVEVRAEEDLRSVSADVISKACFGSSYLKGKQIFSKLRTLQKAISNQSFLFGSHAFGLASTVQKSKIDVLEKEIDTLIWEAVEERERDWHEGENKDLLQLILEGAANNDVDKDSSRRFIVDNCKNIYFAGHESTAVAASWCLMLLALHPPWQARIRAEMAEVGALSADSLPKLKTVTMVIQEVLRLYPPAAFVSREALHDARIGHILVPRGVCLWTLIPTLHRDADIWGPDANDFNPDRFANGISKACKLPQVYIPFGLGPRLCLGRNFALTQLKILVAVIVSNFTLALSPNYRHSPAYTMIVEPGQGVHLLIQRYAT, encoded by the exons ATGAAcatccctcttcttcttcttcttcttcttgcaaCAACAATTGTTGTTTCCTTTTGTGTTAAAAGTGAAGTTATTCTTGTGTGTGTATGCGGTGTGGGGTCGTCGTATTTGTTGAGGGCGGTGTGGGCGAATCCATGGCGAATCCGGTGGAAGCTTCAAGCGCAAGGCATAAATGGGCCTAAGCCTTCTCTCTTGTATGGAAATTTTTGGGAGATGAAGAAGATCCAAGCTTCCGCTGCCTTGAAAAACACTGCAAAACATGACGATGACTTTGTTGCTCACGATTACACTGCAACCCTCTTTCCCTACTTTGAAGAATGGAGGAAACAATACG GTCCGATTTACACGTACTCGACTGGAAACAAGCAACATTTGTACATTAACGATCCGGAACTAGTGAAAGAAATGAATCAGTGTATTTCTTCCGAGTTAGGGAAGCCTTCTTATATCACAAAAAGGCTTGCACCCATGCTTGGCAATGGCATTTTGCGCTCTAACGGCCACTTGTGGGCGCAACAGAGGAAAATCGTTGCGCCCGAATTCTTTATGGATAAGGTGAAGGGAATGGTGGGCTTGATGCTGGAATCCGCGGAGTCGCTCACTACAAAATGGGCTAATATTGATGTGGTTGAGGTTAGAGCAGAAGAGGATTTGAGGAGTGTTTCCGCAGACGTCATCTCCAAAGCCTGTTTCGGCAGCTCATATTTGAAAGGGAAGCAGATTTTCTCCAAGCTTAGAACCCTTCAAAAGGCCATTTCTAACCAAAGTTTCCTCTTCGGTTCTCATGCATTCGG ATTGGCATCAACGGTCCAGAAGAGCAAAATCGATGTGTTGGAGAAGGAGATCGACACGCTGATATGGGAGGCCGTGGAGGAGCGCGAGAGAGATTGGCACGAGGGCGAGAACAAGGATCTCCTGCAGCTCATACTTGAAGGAGCCGCCAACAACGACGTGGACAAAGATTCCTCCAGGAGATTCATCGTGGACAACTGCAAAAACATCTACTTCGCCGGCCACGAGTCCACCGCCGTGGCCGCCTCATGGTGCCTCATGCTGCTGGCCCTGCACCCTCCGTGGCAAGCCCGGATCCGCGCCGAGATGGCCGAGGTGGGCGCCCTCAGTGCCGACTCGCTGCCCAAGTTGAAAACGGTGACCATGGTGATCCAGGAGGTGCTGAGGCTCTACCCGCCGGCGGCCTTCGTGTCGAGGGAGGCGCTGCACGACGCGCGGATCGGCCACATTCTGGTCCCGAGAGGCGTGTGCCTCTGGACTCTCATCCCCACCCTGCACAGGGATGCTGATATATGGGGTCCCGACGCCAATGACTTCAACCCCGACCGCTTCGCCAATGGGATCTCCAAAGCCTGCAAGCTGCCGCAAGTCTACATCCCCTTCGGCCTCGGCCCCAGGCTTTGTCTGGGCCGGAATTTCGCGCTTACGCAGCTCAAGATTCTGGTAGCCGTTATAGTCTCCAACTTCACGCTCGCTCTCTCCCCCAATTACAGGCATTCTCCTGCTTATACAATGATCGTCGAGCCCGGTCAAGGCGTGCATCTACTCATTCAAAGATATGCTACCTGA
- the LOC130995503 gene encoding glutamate dehydrogenase 2-like has protein sequence MNALAATTRNFRQAARILGLDSKIENSLLIPFREIKVECTIPKDDGTLVSYIGFRVQHDNARGPMKGGIRFHPEVDPDEVNALAQLMTWKTAVADLPYGGAKGGIGCKPKDLSTSELERLTRVFTQKIHDLIGDNTDVPAPDMGTNAQTMAWILDEYSKFHGHSPAVVTGKPVDLGGSLGREAATGRGVVYATEALLAEHGKSIEGLTFAIQGFGNVGSWAARLIDERGGKVVAVSDITGAIKNPNGIDIAALLKHKDATGKLEDFGGAQTMASDELLTSECDVLIPCALGGVLNRENAGDVKAKYIIEAANHPTDPEADEILSKKGVTILPDIYANAGGVTVSYFEWVQNIQGFMWDEEKVNQELSRYMRRAFHEIKSMSQTHSCNLRMGAFTLGVNRVARATLLRGWEA, from the exons ATGAATGCTCTCGCCGCCACCACCCGCAATTTCCGGCAAGCGGCTCGCATCCTCGGCCTCGACTCCAAGATCGAGAACAGCCTTTTGATCCCATTCAGAGAAATCAAg GTGGAATGCACAATCCCAAAGGATGATGGTACGTTGGTCTCCTACATTGGATTCAGAGTACAACATGACAATGCACGTGGGCCCATGAAAGGAGGCATCCGATTCCATCCCGAG GTTGACCCTGATGAGGTGAATGCGCTTGCACAACTAATGACTTGGAAGACAGCGGTAGCTGATCTCCCATACGGCGGAGCAAAGGGTGGGATCGGCTGCAAGCCCAAAGACCTCAGCACCAGCGAGTTGGAACGCCTTACTCGCGTCTTCACCCAAAAAATTCATGATCTCATCGGAGATAACACTGACGTTCCTGCTCCTGACATGGGCACTAATGCTCAGACTATGGCTTGGATTTTGGACGAGTATTCCAAGTTTCATGGTCACTCCCCAGCAGTTGTTACAGGAAAGCCTGTG GACCTGGGTGGATCACTGGGTAGGGAGGCTGCAACTGGGCGTGGCGTGGTGTATGCCACCGAAGCATTACTTGCTGAGCATGGAAAGTCCATCGAGGGTTTAACGTTCGCCATTCAG GGGTTCGGAAACGTTGGATCGTGGGCGGCGAGGCTGATTGACGAAAGAGGCGGGAAGGTGGTTGCGGTGAGCGACATAACAGGGGCTATCAAGAATCCCAACGGAATTGACATTGCAGCATTGCTCAAGCACAAGGATGCCACCGGAAAGCTAGAAGATTTTGGTGGCGCCCAGACAATGGCGTCGGACGAGTTGCTCACTAGTGAATGTGACGTGCTCATACCGTGCGCTCTCGGAGGAGTTCTCAACAG GGAAAATGCGGGAGATGTGAAGGCCAAGTACATCATAGAAGCTGCAAATCATCCTACTGATCCAGAAGCTGATGAG ATTTTGTCCAAGAAAGGAGTTACAATCCTCCCCGATATATATGCAAATGCAGGAGGAGTAACAGTTAGTTATTTCGAGTGGGTTCAG AATATTCAAGGGTTCATGTGGGACGAAGAGAAGGTGAATCAAGAGCTGAGCAGATACATGAGGAGAGCCTTCCACGAGATAAAGAGCATGAGCCAAACTCACAGCTGCAACCTTCGGATGGGCGCTTTCACACTCGGAGTCAACCGAGTTGCTCGAGCTACTTTGCTCAGAGGTTGGGAAGCCTAA
- the LOC130993880 gene encoding uncharacterized protein LOC130993880: MGVFSLPTSLTDEMERLMNTFWWGNKGGAGRGINWMIWERLCVDKKLGGIGFRSMQLLNIALLGKMGWRLLHEPDALVCKVLKAKYFPKSDFLNAKIGHSPSFSWMSIMSAQDLVRRGVRWWVGDGSQIRVFADPWLRRDDSFHIVSPCPPGFAGLKVAELYFPISRQWDLAFMETILGEDDIREIRSISILPHGDLPNGEIAANICMLLWQLWKERNVVVWKNSSPTPSLTVVRAVDNRKEWMEVRKRPLQFSALNAAAAAACVGWHNVPYGSIVCYMDAAFFNDIHIWGIGMAVRDHVGDFIIGLSIKLPGSCRVEEGELIGIKEALSWIKNLSFDCGFVEVDCRRACDLVNFGDNNILEMGIIADCCRRILVELSGVKLRHIKRDRNMLAHCLDKAARDINSYHVWNEPPLSVFLGGSASPHDLHDLISVLRFLFSYILKLKLPMYCRQFDI, from the exons ATGGGTGTGTTCTCCCTCCCCACTAGTCTCACTGATGAGATGGAGCGTCTTATGAACACGTTTTGGTGGGGGAATAAAGGCGGTGCTGGTCGTGGAATTAATTGGATGATATGGGAGCGTTTGTGCGTCGATAAAAAGCTTGGAGGTATAGGGTTTCGTAGCATGCAGCTGCTAAACATTGCATTGTTGGGGAAAATGGGTTGGAGATTGCTACATGAACCAGATGCTCTTGTTTGCAAGGTTTTAAAAGCTAAGTATTTCCCAAAATCTGATTTTCTTAATGCTAAAATTGGGCATAGTCCGAGCTTCTCTTGGATGAGTATTATGTCGGCCCAAGATTTGGTTAGACGTGGTGTTCGATGGTGGGTTGGTGATGGTTCTCAAATTCGGGTTTTTGCTGATCCTTGGTTGAGAAGAGATGACTCTTTTCATATTGTTTCACCTTGTCCGCCGGGGTTTGCTGGGCTTAAAGTGGCTGAACTATATTTTCCTATTTCTCGGCAATGGGATCTTGCTTTTATGGAGACTATTCTTGGTGAAGATGACATTCGTGAGATCCGTAGCATCTCTATTCTGCCTCATGGAG ACTTGCCGAATGGGGAGATTGCTGCAAATATTTGCATGTTATTATGGCAACTTTGGAAAGAGAGGAACGTGGTGgtttggaagaattcttccccgACGCCGTCGCTCACGGTGGTTAGAGCTGTGGATAACAGGAAAGAGTGGATGGAAGTTAGGAAACGTCCACTGCAGTTCAGTGCGCTTAAtgcagcagctgctgctgcaTGTGTGGGATGGCATAATGTTCCATATGGGTCGATTGTTTGCTATATGGACGCTGCATTTTTCAATGATATTCACATTTGGGGCATTGGTATGGCAGTCCGTGATCATGTTGGGGATTTCATTATTGGTCTTTCCATTAAGCTCCCGGGTAGTTGTCGCGTTGAAGAGGGTGAGTTGATAGGGATCAAGGAAGCCTTGTCTTGGATCAAGAATTTAAGTTTTGATTGTGGTTTTGTAGAGGTCGATTGTAGGAGAGCTTGCGACTTGGTCAACTTTGGCGATAATAACATTTTGGAGATGGGCATTATTGCGGATTGTTGTCGTCGGATTTTGGTTGAGTTGTCGGGTGTCAAGCTCCGTCATATTAAAAGGGATCGGAATATGTTAGCTCATTGTTTAGATAAAGCTGCGAGAGATATTAATTCAtatcatgtttggaatgaacctccGTTATCTGTG TTTCTTGGTGGTTCCGCCTCCCCTCATGATCTGCACGATCTGATTTCAGTTCTTCGGTTCCTCTTCTCTTATATTTTGAAACTGAAATTGCCTATGTATTGTCGCCAGTTTGATATCtga